A single region of the Gemmata palustris genome encodes:
- a CDS encoding HAD family hydrolase, with protein sequence MPIILFDIDGTLVRTGGAGKSAMESALVSAFGVTELRDEVKYSGRTDVAITRDLLEVHGISPTLENQHRLRDEYLARLPGSLQTRGGEVCPGIPELLAAIGGKSDIVLGLLTGNVRAGAQHKLGYFQLWEHFACGGFGDLHYERDDVARSALVSVREHLGTDVNPADVWVIGDTPLDVSCARAIGANAVAVATGWHPVEELADCQPDLIFDDLSDHTRLLAAWR encoded by the coding sequence ATGCCAATCATTCTCTTCGACATCGATGGCACGCTTGTGCGCACGGGCGGGGCCGGTAAATCGGCGATGGAATCCGCCCTCGTTTCGGCGTTCGGGGTGACCGAACTGCGAGACGAGGTGAAGTACAGCGGCCGCACGGACGTCGCCATCACGCGCGACCTCCTCGAAGTTCACGGCATCAGCCCCACACTCGAAAACCAACACAGGCTCCGCGACGAGTACCTCGCGCGACTGCCGGGCAGCTTACAGACACGGGGCGGCGAAGTGTGCCCCGGCATTCCCGAACTGCTCGCGGCGATTGGGGGCAAGTCGGACATCGTGCTCGGGTTGCTCACCGGGAACGTGCGCGCGGGCGCGCAACACAAACTCGGGTACTTCCAGTTGTGGGAGCACTTCGCGTGCGGCGGGTTCGGCGACCTGCACTACGAACGCGATGATGTAGCCCGCTCGGCACTGGTGAGCGTGCGCGAGCACTTGGGCACGGACGTGAACCCGGCCGACGTGTGGGTGATCGGCGACACGCCTTTGGACGTGAGTTGCGCGCGAGCGATCGGCGCGAACGCGGTGGCCGTCGCGACCGGCTGGCACCCGGTCGAAGAGCTTGCCGATTGCCAGCCCGATCTGATCTTCGACGACCTCTCGGACCACACGCGACTGCTTGCGGCGTGGAGGTAG
- a CDS encoding energy-coupling factor ABC transporter ATP-binding protein, whose translation MTHAALSARKLSHRFADGRVALDDVSFAVEPGECVAIVGPNGAGKTTLFLRLCGVLPGKPGQIAVSGLDPAVPEHRKKLPEVVGVVFQNPDDQLFSPTVAEDVAFGPLNMGATAAEASARVTEALSAVGMTDAAERVPFQLSGGQKRRAALAGALAMHPSVLLLDEPSMFLDPRGRRELIAVIRGLPGTKLIATHDLDLVLDSCPRVLVLDAGQLAADGPAEQLLADSNLMERHGLEIPYRLR comes from the coding sequence TTGACTCACGCGGCACTGAGCGCCCGGAAGTTATCTCACCGTTTCGCAGACGGGCGAGTTGCACTCGATGACGTATCCTTCGCGGTGGAACCGGGCGAATGTGTTGCGATCGTCGGGCCGAACGGTGCGGGCAAAACGACGCTATTCCTGCGACTGTGCGGCGTCCTGCCCGGGAAGCCGGGGCAGATCGCGGTGAGTGGGCTCGACCCCGCCGTACCCGAGCACCGGAAGAAACTGCCCGAAGTGGTCGGCGTGGTGTTCCAGAACCCGGACGACCAGCTCTTCAGCCCCACGGTCGCAGAGGACGTCGCATTCGGCCCGCTGAACATGGGGGCCACGGCCGCGGAAGCCAGCGCTCGTGTTACTGAAGCGCTTTCTGCGGTGGGGATGACCGATGCGGCCGAGCGCGTGCCGTTTCAGTTATCGGGCGGCCAGAAGCGTAGGGCCGCACTCGCGGGCGCGCTCGCAATGCACCCTTCGGTGTTGCTCCTCGACGAACCGAGTATGTTTCTCGACCCGCGCGGTCGGCGCGAACTGATCGCAGTCATACGCGGGCTGCCCGGGACGAAGCTCATCGCGACACACGACCTCGATTTGGTGCTGGATTCGTGTCCGCGTGTGCTGGTGCTCGATGCGGGACAACTCGCCGCCGATGGCCCTGCCGAGCAGCTCCTCGCTGACTCTAACTTGATGGAGAGACACGGGTTAGAGATCCCGTATCGGTTGCGTTAG
- a CDS encoding methyltransferase regulatory domain-containing protein: MNETPASNSYDDVPYDSFAYPQTHPSRLATIATLFGLTPPDVAKCRVLELGCAAGGNLIPMAEAFPDSWFVGVDLSGRQIADGELALRKSGLTNVSLRHASIDDIDETYGHFDYILCHGVFSWVPPAVQQKIFDVCAAHLTPTGIAYISYNTYPGWHMRGMIRDMMRYHAFRFDGPDQRIGQARALLDFLAQSTEKDAGAYGVLLRSELDLLRHQSDHYLYHEQLEEFNEPVYFHQFMARAEAHGLRYLGESRINTMVTGNFGPEVQKTLAVLATDQIQTEQYLDFVRNRTFRETLLVRSEAVPNWAIVPERVYGLHVACNAKVSGRAVNLTTNAAAQFQSRSGMVISASGAVFKAAMLTLIEAWPGTIPFVELLQHAGAKLGRIATNDDMQTLALGLLNAYISSDLLELHAAPVSFARTPGENPVALVHARVRAAGGQASVTNRRHETVKLSDIAFRLVPLLDGTRDRDALVGSLAALAVAGELTVQRAGQPIADADELRTALTATLGPTLDALARDALLIK, from the coding sequence ATGAACGAAACTCCCGCCAGCAACAGCTACGACGATGTGCCCTACGACAGCTTCGCGTACCCGCAGACGCACCCGTCGCGCCTCGCGACGATCGCCACGCTGTTCGGCCTGACGCCCCCGGACGTCGCGAAGTGCCGCGTGCTCGAACTCGGGTGCGCCGCGGGTGGGAACCTGATCCCGATGGCGGAAGCGTTCCCGGACTCGTGGTTCGTGGGGGTCGATCTCTCGGGGCGGCAAATCGCCGACGGCGAACTGGCGCTACGGAAATCCGGCCTCACGAACGTGAGCCTCCGGCACGCGAGCATCGATGACATTGATGAGACCTACGGCCACTTCGACTACATCCTGTGCCACGGCGTGTTCTCGTGGGTTCCGCCCGCGGTGCAGCAGAAAATCTTCGACGTGTGCGCAGCGCACCTCACGCCCACGGGGATCGCGTACATCTCGTACAACACGTACCCCGGCTGGCACATGCGCGGCATGATCCGCGACATGATGCGCTACCACGCTTTCCGGTTTGATGGCCCGGATCAACGAATCGGCCAGGCGCGGGCGCTGCTCGATTTCCTCGCGCAATCGACCGAAAAGGACGCCGGCGCGTATGGCGTGCTGCTGCGATCGGAACTCGACCTCCTGCGCCACCAGTCCGACCACTACCTCTACCACGAGCAGCTCGAAGAGTTCAACGAGCCGGTCTACTTCCACCAGTTCATGGCGCGGGCCGAAGCGCACGGGTTGCGCTACCTGGGCGAATCGCGCATCAACACAATGGTAACGGGCAACTTCGGACCCGAAGTGCAAAAGACGCTCGCGGTTCTCGCCACGGACCAGATTCAAACGGAGCAGTACCTCGACTTCGTGCGCAACCGGACCTTCCGCGAAACGCTCCTGGTGCGATCCGAAGCGGTCCCGAACTGGGCCATTGTGCCCGAGCGCGTGTACGGCCTTCACGTCGCGTGCAACGCGAAGGTGAGCGGGCGCGCGGTCAATCTCACCACGAACGCTGCCGCGCAGTTCCAGAGCCGCAGCGGGATGGTGATCTCCGCGAGCGGGGCCGTGTTCAAAGCCGCGATGCTAACACTGATTGAAGCGTGGCCGGGAACGATCCCGTTCGTGGAACTGCTCCAGCACGCGGGCGCGAAACTCGGCCGGATCGCGACCAACGACGACATGCAGACGCTCGCGCTCGGGCTACTGAACGCTTACATCTCTTCCGACCTGCTCGAACTGCACGCAGCGCCCGTCTCGTTCGCGCGCACGCCGGGCGAAAACCCGGTCGCGCTGGTTCACGCTCGCGTGCGCGCTGCGGGTGGTCAAGCTTCGGTGACGAATCGGCGCCACGAAACGGTGAAGCTCTCCGACATCGCCTTTCGGCTCGTTCCGCTACTCGATGGCACACGCGACCGGGACGCTTTGGTGGGATCGCTGGCGGCACTGGCAGTCGCGGGAGAACTCACCGTTCAGCGCGCCGGTCAGCCGATCGCCGACGCGGACGAACTCCGAACCGCGCTCACGGCTACCCTCGGCCCCACTCTGGACGCCCTCGCACGCGACGCTCTGCTCATCAAGTAA
- the purM gene encoding phosphoribosylformylglycinamidine cyclo-ligase, with protein MSEQWDYKKAGLDLDKYEQTISGIQAHIGRAQRPGVIPPPFPPRKGGKGVGGFASLFDLSAAGKYTNPVLITCTDGVGSKLKVACMVGKFDTVGIDLVAMSVNDLICTGGEPLTFLDYLAMPKDDPDLTSLLVKGIADGCLESGCALVGGETAILPDFYQPGDFDLAGFAAGVVERDKIIDGRAIRAGDAVIGLASSGIHSNGYSLVRKVVFEAAGLKVTDRVPELGKTVGEELLTPTRLYVKPIRRLLDAHANMIHGLANITGGGLPDNVGRILPPDKHVHVNRSSWPAAPVFTWLQKCGNVADAEMFRVFNMGIGFVVIADPNAADGIVKQLATDGISAWKIGDVRDGAVGVEIT; from the coding sequence ATGTCCGAACAGTGGGATTACAAGAAGGCCGGGCTGGATCTCGACAAGTACGAGCAGACCATTTCCGGCATTCAAGCGCACATCGGGCGCGCGCAGCGCCCGGGCGTGATCCCGCCGCCGTTCCCGCCACGCAAGGGCGGAAAGGGTGTGGGCGGGTTCGCGAGCCTCTTCGACCTCTCGGCCGCGGGCAAGTACACGAACCCGGTGCTGATTACATGTACCGATGGCGTCGGTAGTAAGCTCAAAGTCGCGTGCATGGTGGGGAAGTTCGACACCGTGGGCATCGACTTGGTCGCAATGTCGGTGAACGACCTCATCTGCACCGGCGGTGAGCCGCTCACGTTCCTCGACTATTTGGCCATGCCGAAGGACGATCCCGACCTCACCTCGCTACTCGTGAAGGGAATTGCGGACGGGTGCCTCGAATCGGGGTGCGCGCTCGTCGGCGGTGAAACCGCGATCCTGCCGGACTTTTACCAACCGGGCGATTTCGACCTCGCCGGGTTCGCCGCGGGCGTGGTCGAGCGCGACAAGATCATTGACGGCCGGGCGATTCGTGCCGGGGACGCCGTAATCGGCCTCGCATCAAGCGGCATCCACTCGAACGGCTACAGTCTCGTGCGCAAGGTCGTGTTCGAGGCCGCGGGTCTGAAAGTGACTGACCGCGTGCCGGAATTGGGTAAGACCGTGGGTGAAGAACTGCTCACCCCCACGCGCCTCTACGTGAAACCCATCCGCCGGTTGCTCGACGCGCACGCGAACATGATTCACGGTCTGGCGAACATCACGGGCGGTGGGTTGCCGGACAACGTCGGCCGCATTCTTCCGCCGGATAAGCACGTGCATGTGAACCGCAGTTCGTGGCCCGCGGCGCCCGTATTCACATGGCTCCAGAAGTGCGGCAACGTTGCCGACGCTGAGATGTTCCGCGTGTTCAACATGGGCATCGGCTTCGTCGTGATTGCGGACCCGAACGCGGCCGACGGCATCGTGAAGCAGTTGGCGACGGACGGCATCTCCGCGTGGAAGATCGGCGACGTGCGGGACGGCGCGGTGGGCGTGGAGATCACGTAG
- a CDS encoding MBOAT family O-acyltransferase, whose amino-acid sequence MSLSLLASNTPPTVEPVYQSGFAYFRWLHDLLPAPFFHTQAFLAFFALVLLVYWSIPRRYAMTRVWVLVVASFHFYAAWSYELAFLVTGTTFADYLFGRIMGSSERPRFRKLILYTSIGMNLGILCYFKYRGFFLNELFDGMRNLGMEPGYEKLNPVAIFIPFGISFYTFEAISYAVDVYKRKIAPEKSLPRFLLFILFFPHLVAGPIVRAGDFLTQTRRPKRWNWVRVQVGVQLFLVGAFKKMAIADRMAMFCDPVFKDPEAYNSVAVWFAVLAYAIRIYCDFSGYSDMAVGAAHLLGYKLINNFNMPYLATNVSDFWRRWHISLSTWLRDYVFIPLGGSRGSRWLNYRNLLITMTVGGLWHGAAWGYILWGFAHGAMLVGHKQFKDFCANKPRLTAFLETAFGTGLRIFFTFLCVGLCWVLFQPELSKALAIFEKLFHIQRGLKLDMNNRSLWYTVVFLFACQWLVRSGAWAKIYPRLPAPVLGVGYAVCLCAALVLAPDNGTTFIYFQF is encoded by the coding sequence ATGTCTCTGTCGCTGCTCGCATCGAACACACCACCAACCGTGGAACCGGTGTACCAATCCGGGTTCGCGTACTTTCGTTGGCTCCACGACCTGCTGCCGGCCCCGTTCTTCCACACGCAGGCGTTCCTCGCGTTCTTCGCGCTCGTGCTGCTCGTGTACTGGAGCATCCCGCGGCGCTACGCAATGACGCGGGTCTGGGTGCTCGTGGTCGCGAGCTTCCACTTCTATGCCGCGTGGAGCTACGAACTCGCGTTCCTGGTCACCGGGACGACGTTCGCGGACTACCTGTTCGGCCGGATCATGGGTTCGTCCGAGCGACCGCGGTTCCGCAAGTTGATTCTGTACACCAGCATCGGGATGAACCTCGGCATCCTGTGTTACTTCAAGTACCGCGGGTTCTTCCTGAACGAACTGTTCGACGGGATGCGAAACCTCGGCATGGAGCCGGGCTACGAGAAGCTGAATCCGGTCGCGATCTTCATCCCGTTCGGGATCTCGTTCTACACGTTTGAAGCGATCAGCTACGCGGTCGACGTGTACAAGCGGAAGATCGCGCCGGAAAAGAGCCTGCCGCGGTTCCTGCTGTTCATCCTGTTCTTCCCGCACTTGGTTGCGGGGCCGATCGTCCGGGCCGGCGACTTCCTCACACAGACCCGGCGCCCGAAGCGGTGGAACTGGGTCCGCGTGCAGGTCGGGGTTCAGCTTTTCCTGGTCGGCGCGTTCAAGAAAATGGCGATCGCGGACCGAATGGCGATGTTCTGCGACCCGGTGTTCAAAGACCCGGAAGCGTACAACTCGGTCGCGGTGTGGTTCGCGGTGTTGGCCTACGCCATCCGCATCTACTGCGATTTCTCCGGCTACTCCGACATGGCCGTCGGCGCCGCGCACCTGCTCGGCTACAAGCTCATCAACAACTTCAACATGCCGTACCTGGCCACCAACGTGTCCGATTTCTGGCGCCGGTGGCACATCTCGCTCTCGACGTGGTTGCGCGACTACGTGTTCATCCCGCTCGGCGGGAGCCGCGGGTCGCGCTGGCTGAACTACCGCAACTTGCTCATCACGATGACCGTGGGCGGGTTGTGGCACGGCGCGGCGTGGGGGTACATTCTGTGGGGGTTCGCCCACGGCGCAATGCTGGTTGGGCACAAACAGTTTAAAGACTTCTGCGCGAACAAACCGCGGCTCACGGCTTTCCTGGAGACCGCGTTCGGCACGGGACTGCGGATCTTCTTCACGTTCCTGTGCGTGGGCCTGTGTTGGGTGCTGTTCCAGCCCGAGTTGAGTAAAGCGCTCGCGATCTTCGAGAAACTGTTCCACATCCAGCGCGGGCTGAAATTGGACATGAACAACCGCAGCCTGTGGTATACGGTCGTGTTCCTGTTCGCGTGCCAGTGGCTCGTGCGGTCGGGCGCGTGGGCGAAGATCTACCCGCGCCTGCCGGCCCCGGTACTAGGTGTGGGCTACGCGGTGTGCCTCTGTGCCGCACTCGTGCTGGCGCCCGACAACGGCACCACATTCATCTACTTCCAGTTCTGA
- a CDS encoding DUF2934 domain-containing protein, which produces MLRWFKRRLAQADSQTTVPALPPVDEVIEIPHDKIAARAAEIWDRKGRPHGQDVQNWMEAEVELRAEFATNLSPEPLPRKSR; this is translated from the coding sequence ATGCTGCGCTGGTTCAAACGTCGGCTCGCACAGGCCGATTCGCAGACCACCGTGCCGGCCCTCCCACCGGTAGATGAGGTAATCGAGATCCCGCACGACAAGATCGCGGCACGTGCGGCGGAAATCTGGGACCGGAAGGGCCGACCGCACGGTCAGGACGTACAGAACTGGATGGAAGCCGAGGTGGAACTGCGGGCCGAGTTCGCCACGAACCTTTCTCCCGAACCGCTGCCGCGAAAGTCCCGATGA
- a CDS encoding DUF1574 family protein — protein sequence MAVTVPTSWLPHRTRTGAGAISQRSRPAHGRKARGAALAVALGFTVALAAQIVTGWVAHTNCVPLSDPQYSNKLTLLRAHPGFAGGNDGQTTLLFLGSSRTFDAIDAGAIGSALSRDLGTPVEAFNFAHAGAGPVTTAVYLRRLLKAGVKPNAAVIEVHPAFLAEQTSPPPEARWLHPVRLRPDELALVSQLGLPIPAPSAHGPRGWIAPWHEYRVQLLDRYAPVFSALQFRLAEHATDRHGFVRVPELSEAQRSRLRELTRKQYSDCWADYRPGGSGVKGVRDALETCRAAGIHAALLITPESTEFRSWFPEPGRSQIVPLVSELASEFRAPFFDAREWLADEFLGDGHHLSGAGADVFTARLGRESLGPWLRACVTGGAP from the coding sequence GTGGCCGTCACCGTGCCAACGAGTTGGCTCCCGCACCGGACGCGAACGGGCGCGGGCGCGATTTCGCAGCGCTCGCGTCCCGCTCACGGACGGAAAGCTCGCGGAGCGGCCCTCGCGGTCGCGCTCGGGTTCACGGTCGCGTTGGCGGCTCAAATCGTTACCGGGTGGGTCGCACATACTAATTGCGTGCCGCTCAGCGACCCACAATACAGTAACAAACTTACCCTTCTCCGCGCCCACCCTGGCTTTGCGGGCGGGAACGACGGTCAGACGACGCTCCTGTTCCTCGGCAGTTCGCGCACGTTCGACGCGATCGATGCCGGGGCCATCGGCTCGGCTCTGTCGCGCGACCTCGGCACACCCGTTGAGGCGTTCAATTTCGCCCACGCCGGCGCCGGCCCGGTCACCACCGCGGTCTACTTGCGCCGGTTGCTGAAAGCGGGAGTGAAGCCGAATGCGGCGGTGATCGAAGTTCACCCGGCGTTTCTGGCCGAACAAACGTCACCGCCCCCGGAAGCGCGGTGGCTCCACCCCGTCCGGCTGCGCCCGGACGAACTCGCACTCGTGAGCCAACTTGGGCTCCCGATACCCGCGCCATCGGCCCACGGCCCGCGCGGGTGGATCGCGCCGTGGCACGAGTACCGCGTTCAGTTGCTCGACCGCTACGCGCCCGTGTTTTCGGCCCTCCAGTTCCGCCTCGCGGAGCACGCGACCGACCGGCACGGTTTTGTGCGCGTTCCCGAATTGTCCGAGGCTCAACGCTCGCGCCTGCGCGAACTGACCCGCAAACAGTATTCCGATTGCTGGGCCGACTACCGCCCGGGTGGTAGCGGGGTGAAGGGGGTGCGCGACGCGCTCGAAACCTGCCGCGCCGCGGGCATCCATGCGGCGCTACTCATCACACCCGAATCGACCGAGTTCCGCAGTTGGTTCCCGGAACCGGGGCGCTCGCAGATTGTGCCGCTCGTGTCCGAACTCGCAAGTGAGTTCCGCGCGCCGTTCTTCGACGCGCGCGAGTGGCTCGCGGACGAGTTCCTCGGGGACGGACACCACCTGAGTGGCGCCGGCGCCGATGTGTTCACCGCGCGCCTCGGGCGCGAATCGCTCGGCCCCTGGCTCCGCGCCTGCGTGACGGGAGGCGCGCCGTGA
- the cbiQ gene encoding cobalt ECF transporter T component CbiQ, giving the protein MTLAFRHRPVPDSPLARWDARWKLAAALIAVSGIAALDHLTSAAVALALGLFLLVLARLPGGWVRSRLFLFGFSALPFLLVLPFTLDGEGWDIGPARISARGLIAGSAVLCRSLAIGCFALLLVGTAPLHHTLAAAHKLRMPGLLVQLTLLAYRYAFLLAEEMRRLRVAMRTRGFQMRATRHGYRALGHATGALLVRGSERADHVAAAMRCRGFDGAFHTLSRFRTTPADIISFVVLTAAIVALVLWDRVVLG; this is encoded by the coding sequence ATGACACTGGCGTTCCGTCACCGTCCTGTACCCGATTCTCCCCTCGCGCGCTGGGACGCCCGCTGGAAACTCGCGGCCGCGCTGATCGCCGTCAGCGGCATCGCGGCCCTCGATCACCTCACATCGGCGGCGGTTGCGCTCGCGCTCGGCCTCTTCTTGCTGGTGCTCGCACGATTGCCCGGCGGGTGGGTTCGTTCGCGACTGTTCCTCTTCGGGTTCTCGGCACTGCCGTTTCTGCTCGTGCTGCCGTTTACTCTGGACGGCGAAGGCTGGGACATCGGCCCCGCGCGAATCTCCGCACGCGGACTCATCGCGGGCTCGGCGGTGTTGTGCCGCAGCCTCGCAATCGGGTGCTTCGCGCTACTGTTGGTGGGAACGGCGCCGCTCCACCACACGCTCGCCGCGGCGCACAAACTCCGAATGCCCGGCCTACTCGTGCAACTCACGCTGCTCGCGTACCGCTATGCCTTCCTGCTGGCCGAAGAGATGCGCCGGCTCCGCGTCGCGATGCGCACGCGGGGGTTTCAGATGCGGGCCACGCGGCACGGCTACCGCGCACTCGGCCACGCGACCGGCGCGCTCCTCGTTCGCGGCTCCGAACGCGCCGACCACGTCGCCGCCGCGATGCGCTGCCGCGGGTTCGATGGCGCATTTCATACACTTTCGCGGTTTCGTACTACGCCCGCCGATATCATTTCCTTCGTGGTCCTCACGGCGGCCATTGTCGCCCTTGTGCTCTGGGACCGCGTGGTCCTGGGTTGA
- the gluQRS gene encoding tRNA glutamyl-Q(34) synthetase GluQRS has protein sequence MSPSPLHPLAPSLPLFAGRLAPSPTGAQHVGNARTYLVAWLSARARGGAVKLRIEDIDSPRIKSGAAEQAMHDLHWLGLDWDGEPAVQTERLSHYEAALEVLKQNELVYPCTCTRSDIASAASAPHAGEEVTYPGTCAHRCVADALKLREEGRPFAWRFRVTENLPFTDRFAGEQHIDLKHAGGDFVVWKNGGGPAYQLAVVVDDAAMGVTEVVRGDDLIPSTPRQLLLYRALDLAPPAFAHIPLVVGEDGRRLAKRHGDTRLSALRAAGVKPEALVGLLAWSCGWLDRPEPVASRELLPRFRLESIPAKPFVLTAELLRQIGFVVT, from the coding sequence ATGTCTCCTTCACCCCTTCACCCGCTTGCCCCTTCACTTCCACTCTTTGCAGGGCGCCTGGCGCCTTCGCCCACGGGGGCGCAGCACGTCGGGAACGCGCGCACGTACCTGGTCGCGTGGTTGTCGGCGCGAGCGCGGGGCGGGGCGGTCAAACTTCGTATCGAGGACATTGATTCCCCTCGCATCAAGTCGGGCGCGGCCGAACAAGCGATGCACGACCTGCACTGGCTCGGACTGGATTGGGACGGCGAACCGGCGGTCCAAACGGAGCGGTTGTCGCACTACGAAGCCGCGCTGGAAGTGCTCAAACAGAACGAGTTGGTTTACCCCTGTACCTGCACGCGGTCGGACATCGCTTCCGCTGCGAGCGCGCCGCACGCCGGGGAAGAGGTGACGTACCCGGGGACGTGTGCGCATCGTTGCGTCGCGGACGCGCTGAAGTTGCGTGAAGAGGGCCGGCCGTTCGCGTGGCGCTTCCGCGTGACGGAGAATTTGCCGTTTACGGACCGGTTCGCCGGCGAGCAGCACATCGATCTGAAGCACGCGGGCGGGGACTTCGTGGTGTGGAAGAATGGGGGCGGACCGGCGTACCAACTCGCTGTGGTGGTTGATGATGCGGCGATGGGCGTCACGGAAGTGGTTCGCGGCGACGATCTCATCCCGTCCACCCCGCGACAACTGCTCCTCTATCGCGCACTTGACTTAGCGCCACCCGCTTTTGCCCACATACCGCTTGTGGTGGGCGAAGACGGGCGGCGCTTGGCCAAAAGGCACGGCGACACGCGACTCTCCGCGCTCCGCGCCGCGGGCGTGAAGCCGGAGGCGCTCGTGGGGTTGCTCGCGTGGTCGTGCGGCTGGCTCGATCGACCGGAGCCGGTTGCGTCGCGCGAACTGCTCCCACGCTTCCGACTGGAGAGCATTCCGGCGAAGCCGTTCGTGTTGACCGCTGAACTGCTCCGCCAAATCGGGTTCGTCGTTACTTGA
- a CDS encoding tetratricopeptide repeat protein encodes MAERRWLAILVVCTAPVVRGADEVGADRQVVVKRAGVTFGFVEDGKWVSAGEVTEVVVTVQERRGDWALIRSGGKRGWVHTREVVPLTDAVAFFTGLIEAQPRTGAHYLRRAAAWAEQGEHAKADRDWTEAIRLIPKDPAAHYGRAVTRHLSKEYTGALEDYGSVIRLDPNHAGAFAGRAWLRATCSEEKHRDGAEAVRDARRACELTEWGDPNCIDNLAAALAESGRFDEAVRWQSKALEFPTFAGRSRENALARVKLYKSGKPYRTEGRE; translated from the coding sequence ATGGCAGAGCGACGGTGGCTGGCAATCCTGGTCGTTTGCACCGCCCCGGTAGTCCGGGGAGCGGACGAGGTCGGGGCCGACCGACAGGTGGTCGTGAAGCGCGCGGGGGTTACGTTCGGGTTCGTGGAGGATGGGAAGTGGGTCAGTGCGGGTGAGGTCACCGAGGTCGTCGTGACCGTTCAGGAGCGCCGGGGCGATTGGGCGCTGATCCGCTCCGGGGGCAAGCGCGGGTGGGTACACACACGAGAAGTGGTACCCCTAACGGACGCGGTGGCGTTCTTCACCGGGCTGATCGAGGCCCAACCGCGCACCGGCGCGCACTACCTCCGGCGCGCGGCGGCGTGGGCCGAACAGGGTGAGCACGCGAAGGCCGACCGGGACTGGACCGAGGCGATCCGGCTGATCCCCAAAGACCCGGCGGCCCACTACGGCCGGGCCGTCACCCGGCACTTGAGCAAAGAGTACACTGGCGCGCTCGAGGACTACGGGTCGGTCATCCGCCTCGACCCGAACCACGCGGGCGCGTTCGCGGGGCGGGCGTGGCTCCGGGCCACCTGTTCGGAGGAGAAGCACCGGGACGGGGCCGAGGCAGTCCGCGACGCGCGCCGGGCGTGCGAACTGACCGAGTGGGGCGACCCGAACTGCATCGACAACCTGGCCGCGGCCCTCGCCGAGAGCGGCCGGTTCGACGAGGCCGTGCGCTGGCAATCGAAGGCGCTGGAGTTCCCAACGTTTGCGGGCCGGAGCCGGGAGAACGCTCTGGCGCGGGTGAAGCTCTACAAGAGCGGCAAGCCGTACCGCACCGAGGGGCGGGAGTAG
- a CDS encoding glycosyltransferase family 2 protein, whose translation MPSTLLAEPPLNPVHEVFHVDRILKPDEITLPRKHKIIAVLPAYNAEKTLAATIADFPAGSVDEILLVDDGSKDNTVAIAREMGLTVIVHQKNTGYGGNQKTCYRYCLEQGADIVVMIHPDYQYDARVIPHACGMIELGICDVILGNRVRSRAEALKCGMPWWKYVSNRGLTAFENLMLGQNLGEFHSGFRVYRRNVLETLPFERNSDDFVFDTEFLVQAVHFGFRLGDIPVPVRYFDEASQINFRRSTKYGIQTLTTVNKYWMNKLKLWKSPLFKPKG comes from the coding sequence ATGCCTTCCACCCTGCTCGCCGAGCCGCCGCTAAACCCGGTCCACGAAGTCTTTCACGTGGACCGCATCCTGAAGCCCGACGAAATCACACTGCCCCGCAAACACAAGATCATTGCCGTACTTCCGGCTTACAACGCCGAAAAGACCCTCGCCGCCACCATCGCGGACTTCCCTGCGGGGAGCGTGGACGAAATCCTCCTCGTCGATGATGGCAGCAAAGACAACACCGTTGCCATCGCGCGCGAGATGGGGCTGACGGTCATCGTTCACCAGAAGAATACTGGGTACGGCGGCAATCAGAAGACGTGCTACCGCTACTGCTTAGAGCAGGGCGCCGACATCGTGGTGATGATCCACCCGGACTACCAGTACGATGCGCGGGTGATTCCACACGCCTGTGGGATGATCGAACTCGGGATCTGCGACGTGATTCTGGGCAACCGGGTGCGGAGCCGCGCCGAAGCGCTGAAGTGCGGGATGCCGTGGTGGAAGTACGTGAGCAACCGTGGGCTGACCGCGTTCGAGAACCTGATGCTCGGTCAGAACCTCGGTGAGTTCCACAGTGGGTTCCGCGTGTACCGCCGGAACGTGTTGGAAACGCTCCCGTTCGAGCGGAACAGCGACGACTTCGTGTTCGACACGGAGTTCCTGGTGCAAGCGGTCCACTTCGGGTTCCGGTTGGGCGATATCCCGGTTCCCGTGCGGTACTTCGACGAGGCCAGCCAGATCAACTTCCGCCGCAGCACGAAGTACGGCATCCAGACGCTCACTACCGTGAATAAATACTGGATGAACAAGCTGAAACTCTGGAAAAGCCCGCTGTTCAAGCCGAAGGGGTAA